The Phaeocystidibacter marisrubri genomic interval ACAGGGAGTGTACAATCCGTACGAGTTCTCGGTTGACTTTGGTTATGCACTGAAATTGTCAGATAACTGGTCTACAGGTATCGCCCTTCGATATATTTTCTCTGACCTTACGCAAGGACAAGTTGTTCAAGGATTACAAAACAGCCCCGGACAATCTGTAAGTACCGACCTTTCTCTTTACTACAGAGGTCGCCTGATGAATTTGCCTGATGGTCAGAAGGGGCGATGGTTAGGTGGTCTTGCCATTACCAACGTTGGTGCTAAGATTAGCTACAGCGATGGTGGAGCTGAAGACTTCCTTCCTACCAACCTTCGTCTAGGTGCGGGTTACGAATACCAGATGGATGAGTACAACTCATTCACAGCGTATGTAGATGTAAACCGTTTATTGATCCCTACTCCTCCAGAGTACGATGAGAACACAGGAGAAATTGTAGCAGGTGAAGATGATAATGTGGGCGTTATTGCGGGCATTATGCAATCGTTCAACCCAAATGCAAAGCCAAATGGTTGGGATGAATTCTGGCAAGAAAACATGTATAACCTAGGTGTTGAATACTGGTACGATCACATCTTTGCGGTGAGAGCGGGTTACCAATACGAGCACGTGAACAAAGGAAACCGTAAGTACTTCACTGCAGGTGTTGGAATTCGATACAATACCCTTGGATTTGACTTCAGTTATTTGTTCCCTGCGAACCAAACTGTGCGATCTCCATTGGAAAATACTTTGCGTTTTACATTGACAGTTGACTTGAACTCAGCGACGAATTAATGAAGAATCACGAATGGTCTGCAACCTTTCACTCGGGTCACATGAGTGAGTTGAGTAGTGCAGATCGTACCTTGATATTGAAAGCAAAAGAAAGTAGGGAGCGTGCATACGCTCCCTACTCT includes:
- the porV gene encoding type IX secretion system outer membrane channel protein PorV, translating into MKISSLLSGILILGAGVSAHAQTSAFGDPNVVSSAVPVLAIGPDARQGGMANVGAATEVDANAMFWNTSKLAFIGDGKVDLSLSYTPWLNKLVPDIDLSYVSFAMGLDDKQAIGASLRYFSLGNITFRDENGTEQGVYNPYEFSVDFGYALKLSDNWSTGIALRYIFSDLTQGQVVQGLQNSPGQSVSTDLSLYYRGRLMNLPDGQKGRWLGGLAITNVGAKISYSDGGAEDFLPTNLRLGAGYEYQMDEYNSFTAYVDVNRLLIPTPPEYDENTGEIVAGEDDNVGVIAGIMQSFNPNAKPNGWDEFWQENMYNLGVEYWYDHIFAVRAGYQYEHVNKGNRKYFTAGVGIRYNTLGFDFSYLFPANQTVRSPLENTLRFTLTVDLNSATN